TGTCAAACGATATAAAAATGCATTTCATCGATAAAATGTATCTTTTCATAGTTTAATTGTTGTATTTTTGTTTAAAGTTTAGAAGCATTGTTTGCTGTTTCACGCTTAAAATTTAATTATTATGAAAAAATTTACTTTAGAATTGCTTTTCTTTTTGTTTTTAATGGGAAGTGCCTTTGCGCAACAAGAAAAAGGTATTATAGGTGTTAATAATTGGTTAGATAATTGGACAGAGTTTAAACCAAACCAAACTGATTATAGAGAGCCAAACCAAATATTAACAGGTAATATTAGTGAAAACACGACTTTAAGTAAGAGAGATACTTATCTTCTTGTAGGGAGTGTTTTTGTAACAAACAATGCAACCTTAACTATTGAACCAGGTACGGTAATTATTGGAGACTACGCCTCTAAAGCATCTCTTACAATTACTAAAGGAGCTGTTCTTATGGCCGATGGTTTAGAAACAGATCCTATAGTTTTTACATCTAACAGAAGTGTTAAGCGCGCTGGAGATTGGGGAGGTATTACTATACTAGGTGATGCGCCAAGCAATAAGTTTGGTAATGGTTCTGTAGCAACTTTTTATTCTGATTTAAATCAAAGTGATTATACTTTTACAAATTTTGGAGGTGATAACTCTGAAAGCTGTTCTGGTATTTTAAGATATGTTCGTATAGAATATGCAGGTAAACGTATTAAAGGTGCTGGATATTTAAATGGACTTTTATTAGCAGGAGTAGGTAGCCAAACTGTATTCGATAATATTATGTTAAGCTATTCTGGTGGAGATGCTATTGAAGTATGGGGCGGTAATGTAACTTTAGATAAAATAGTATCATTCAGAACAAGTAGTAATGATTTTAGATTTAATTACGGCGCACAATGTAAACTTACTAATTCTTTAGCTGTAAGATCTCCATATATTTCTAGCAGTGAAGGTTCTAGATGTTTTCAAATATTAGGTTTTGATGAAATTTCTGAAGTTGATTTTTCTAAACCAGGAACATCAGTAACGGCTCGAAACATTACTATGCTTAATGATAGTGAAAATTTAGAAGGTGATATTCAACAAGGATTAGTTAATGAAGCTATATATATAGGAGAGAGTGCTTCATTAAATATGGAAAAAGGTGTTATTTCTGGTTTTAATCCAGCTGTGATTTTACAAGATAAGATTAGTATTAATCAGGAAAATTTAGATAAAATTAAATTCACAAACATGTATTTCAACAATTGTAACGGAAATATTTTTGTTGAACACAATACTAATAATGAAGATTTAGAAAACTGGTACGGAAATTCAGCTTTTTATAATGTTTATTCTAAAAGTCATAATGCAGAAACATTTATTGATATAAGAAACGAACGTAGACCAGATTACCGTCTACAGATTAATAAAATTATAGCATCTCACGATTTAGGTACTGATTAATAGGTTTTCGAGCCCAATAAAAATAAGTTTATATAATAAGGTGTTTTTATTTCGGGTTTAAAATTTTTTAATAATTAGGTTTTTAGTGTGATATAAAATTATATAAAGAATAATAACAAGTAATATAGAATGAAAAGATTAAGTGTTTTTGCTTTTTTTGTTTTGAGTTTTACCAATATGGTAAGTGCTCAAATTGTTATAAGTAAGCCAAATCTTGGTTTTTCTCAAGCTTGTGCAGGCCCTACTTTCAATACTTATTATGCTACGTTTTCTTTTTCTCCAGAAGGAAATTTAGAAGCTTCTAATCAATTTATTATAGAACTTTCTGATGAAAACGGTGATTTTACTAATTCCACAGATATTTATATTTCTGATGTAGGTAGTGTAATCAAAACTCCAGCAACACTAGAGTTTTCTATCCCAACAACAACAACAGGCGAAAATTTTAAAATAAAAATCAGGAGTACAGCTCCTGTAGCTACAAGTTCGGCATCAAACGGTTTTCCTGCGTATTATAAAATTCAAGACACTCCATTTTCTATAAATAATTTAATTGATACGGGATCTTATTGTTCTGGTGGAAGTTATTTACTAACTATAGATAATCCGGGTAGTTTATTGAACGATTCACCTTTACAATATCCATCACTTAATTTTAATTGGTATCTAGAAACTGGCCCAACAACATCTGTTTTTATTGCTTCGGGAAGTACTTTAGCTGTAGATACAGCAGGTGTTTATTTTGTAGAAACTGATTATGGTACTTGTACCTCAAATTCATTTTCAAATAGAGTAACCGTTAGCGAAATAGTCTCTAGCACTGCAACATTTGATATAAACTCGAGTGTAGATATTCCTTATTGTGCTACCGAAGGTCCAACCACCTTAACTTCTATAAATGGTAATGCATACCAATGGTATTTAAATGGTACAGAAATCGAAGGAGCAACAAGCCAAATGTATACAACCAATACAGAAGGCATGTATTCTGTGAGTGTAGATCTTGGAAGTTGTTCTAGTAGTGCATCAATAGAAATTATAAACACAGATTTTACAGCAAGTATAGACGTGCCAGAATTTAATAGTATTGAAGCGGAAGAAAATTTAGTAGTTACCGCAAGTACAACAGCAGTAGATCCAGAATTTAAATGGTATTTAAATGAAACCTTAATAGCTAGTGCAAATAGTGATAGTTACGAAGCAACACAATCTGGTAATTATAAGGTTGAGGTTATTCAAACTTCGGGCTGTGTTTCAACAAAAACATTTTTATTTGAAGTAGAAAAGGCTTTAGATTTATTTCCTGATGTAGCATTAATTCCGAATATTGTTAGTCCTAATAATGATGGCGAAAATGATACTTGGGTTATACCAAAAGATTATGTGAGCGGCACAAATGCCGAAGTAGTAATATTTAGCACACAAGGTAAAGTTGTTTTCAAGAGTGATGATTATCAAAATAATTGGCCAGTAGATCAATTAGACTTTACAAATATCAGTCCTGTGTATTATTACATCATTACAACGTCTACTGGCGAAAAGCAAAAGGGCTCAATAACGATCATAAAATAGTGAAAAAGAGTATACTACATATCGTCCTGTTTTTTAGTTTAATTACACAGCTCCATTCTCAAGAGAATGGTGTTGTTGCGTTTACGCTGCCTGTTAGAAACTCATTGAAGTTTAACAAATATGCATTAAACCCAACCTTTAGTTTTGTAAGAGAACAAAATAAATACATCAGTATTACTAATAAAAAACAATGGGCTCAGTTCGAAAATGCACCAGAAAATTATCTAGTAAGTTATTCTGGACGATTTAGCGAAAATACCGGAGTTGGTATTGGTTTATTTCAACAGAGTAACGGTGTGTATACTAATTTTGGAGGTATTTTAAACTTTGCTTACAATGCGGTTTTCGATAGAGATAGCAATTTAACCTTTGGTACCAACATTGCATTTTATCAAAGTGGTATAGACCAAAGTAAAATAGTTTCAAATTTTCCAGATTCAGCATTAAATAATACCGAAAAAAGTTCAGTAGTTACCATAAACCCAGGAATAAACTACGGTACCATGTTTTTCGATTTTGGTGTAGCTGTAAATAATTTGGTGTCATATAACTTAAATACTTCCGAAATCATTGAAGAAAATCCAGAGCAAAGCATACAAGGTCATATTATGTATACAGGCTTTTTGCAAGGTAGTGGCTTTTTCGATAGCAGTAAATTTTCAGGTTTAGTAAGATCGGAATTTAAAAAAGATCAAACTGTAATTTCAGGAGTTATGATGCTTACTGTTCCAAAAGGTATTTGGGGGCAAGCGGGTTATAATACACTTTATGGGGCTTCAGCAGGTATAGGTTTAAATATTAGTAAGCAAATAGCTGTAGAGTATAATTATGAGCAATCTATGGGGGAATTATCTGAGTTTGGAAATTCTCACGAAATTACTTTGGCTTATAAATTCAATAAAAAATATAGATATAATTATAGTGATGATGAGGAAGAAGGCTCAATTTTTTCTTCATCTAATAAAAAAAGAAAGTCTGTTAATAAAAGAAAAGCAAGTGCAGCAACTTCGGAAAGTGATAAAGAAAAATTTAGAGCTAATAGAGTTGCCAGTGAAAAAGTGAAAGCTGAAAGAAAAGCTCAGTTTGAAGCAGATGCTAAAGCAAAAGAGGAAGCAAAACAGTTAGCTGAAGCTCCAAAGGAAATAGAAGAAGTAGCTGATACAGTAGAGGTGCAAGCCGAAGTTGAAGAGGTTACTGAAGAAGTAGAAGTTGATACAAAAGCAGAAGAGTTAGCAAAAGCGCAACAAGAAGCAGACGCAAAAGCAAAAGCAGAAGAATTAGCAAAAGCACAACAAGCAGCCGATGCGAAAGCTAAAGCAGAAGAATTAGCAAAAGCACAACAAGCAGCCGATGCGAAAGCTAGATTAGAAGAATTAGCAAAAGCACAACAAGCAGCCGATGCGAAAGCTAGATTAGAAGAATTAGCAAAAGCACAACAAGCAGCCGATGCGAAAGCTAGATTAGAAGAATTAGCAAAAGCACAACAAGCAGCCGATGCGAAAGCAAAAGCAGAAGAGTTAGCAAAAGCACAACAAGAAGCTGATGCAAAAGCAAAAGCAGAAGAGTTAGCAAAAGCGCAACAAGAAGCCGATGCAAAAGCAAAAGCAGATGAGTTAGCTAAAGCGCAACAAGAAGCTGATGCAAAAGCAAAAGCAGAAGAGTTAGCAAAAGCGCAACAAGAAGCTGACGCAAAAGCAAAAGCCGAAGAGTTAGCAAAAGCACAACAAGAAGCTGATGCAAAAGCAAAAGCAGATGAGTTAGCTAAAGCGCAACAAGCAGCCGATGCAAAAGCTAAAGCAGATGAAGTAGCTAAAAATCAAACAGAAAATACATCGAGAGCTGAAGAAATTGTTGAAGCTATAGGGAATGCCCCAATGGATGCCGCTACGCAATCAATGATTGATTTAACAAAATTGACTGATGAGTCTAAAATTATTCAAGAAGATTTACTACGCCGATTAAATGAAAAAATGGCTAGTAAACAAAAAGATTTAGATGAATTAAAACAAGAAAATGATTTAAGAGATCAAGGTATTGTAAGTGCGCCTAAACCATTTAAAAGTGTAAGTGCAGAAAATGCAGCTTTAGCAGCCTTAAAGGTAGATGTTGATAATGTTATAAACAATAGAGATGAAAAAATTAAGGCTATTGAAAAATTATATAACGAAAGACGTAAAAAAGTAAAAAGTAAGCAAGATCCAGTTAATGTTATTTATTTAGATGCTATTGAGCTTTTGTATAAAGAGCAGGAAGAAGCAAAACGTGCTCAAGAGCGTTTAGTTTCATCATTAGAAAGTATCAAAATTGCTACAGATATCGAGAGAAAACGTCGTATCAAAAAAGCGAATTATGAAAACGAAGATGATAGATACAATAAAGATAGATCTGCTTTAAAATATATTAAGCAGTCTACAGCTATAAGTGCGGAACCATTATCAGAGAGTGATTTTGATTTTGGAGATATTCAAAGTAATATTCAAATTGTGAAAAATGTTGCTAATGCGGAAAGTGGTTACTATATGGTAATTGCAGTACATGCTGATGAAGCTCAAAGAGATGCTTTTTTAACCAAAGCAGTTGCAGCAGGACAATCTAATATAGATTTCTTTTATGATATTACTAGCAGTAAATATTTCATTTATTATCAAAAATTCGATTATATCGAAACGGCATCAAGAGCATTAAAGAACAAAAACGGCGCACCATATAACAGTAAAATGTCAATGGTGAAAATTGAAAATTAGTGAAGAATTATAATATATAGTTTCATTAATTTACCAAATAAAAAGGTAAATAACTACAACAACCCTATGAAAAAAACTACTTATCAAAACAAAGGTTTAGCAATATTGCTATTTTTATTGAGTTTGCAAACCTTTGCCCAAAACTATGTGCCATTTTCACCTCGATTTGATCAAGATGTTAAAGGTGATATTGTTTTAATTGGTAATAATATTCTTGGTCCAAGTAATAATGCATTTAATGACAATTCAGCATATAATAACAGGGTCAATATGCAGTATATTGATATTGATAGTGATCCATCAACGTTTAGTTCGTCTAGTGCAGATTTGGCTATTCCTAATCCAGATTGTTATCGTATCGTTAGAGCAGATTTGTATTGGGCGGCCGTTAATCCGGGAAGTGAACCTATAACAGATGTTAAATTAAAAGGTCCAACAGGGGCCTATAATGATATTACAGGTACTGTAATTTATGATGCGGGTACAACTTCTGTTGATGGGGGTAATAGTTTTTCTTATGCATGCCATGCCGATGTTACTGGTGTTGTTACAGCTTTTGGCTCTGTATCTGATTTGGGTACTTATACGGTTGCCAATGTATCATCTGCTGTAGGTGAATCTCAAAATGTTGGAAACGGTACAGGTCAGTCAGCAGGTTGGTCTCTTTTTATAGTATATGAAGATCCTACATTACCTGGTAAATCAATAACAAGTTTCGATGGGTTTAGTGCCATTAGTGCCGCCCAAAACCCTTTTGCCGATATTTCAATTAGTGGGTTTAGAACTGTTCCTGCTCCTGCGCCTGTAAGAGCTAATTTTGCATTTGCTACATTAGAAGGGGATAAACGTATTACAGGTGACCGTTTAAGACTTAATGGATCGAGTTTATCCACAGTAGATCGTCCTTCAAATAATTTTTTTAACAGTTCTGTTACTCAATTAAGTGCTTTACCTGTAAATAACAGAAATCCAAATAGTACTAATACTTTAGGTTTTGATACAGGTATTTTGTCTGTTCCTAATCCTTCGAATTCTGTTATTGCCAATGAGGCAACTTCAGCTATTGTGCGTCTAGAAACTGGTGGAGACACGTATTTTCCATACTTTTTCGCAATGGCTGTAGAAATTATTGAGCCAAAAATTGTACTTACTAAAATTGTTGAAGATAATACCGGTGCTAATATTGGTGGACAAATAGTGGAACTTGGTGATCAATTAAATTATGTTATCGGTTTCCAAAATACGGGTAATGATAATGCAACTGAGCTTTTTATTAGAGATATATTACCAACCAATGTGGTTTTTGATTACCCTAGTGATCTTGCATCATTACCTTCAGGGGTTACGGTAGAAAGTTATAACGAAGCTACAAGAGAGTTGCTTTTTAGAGTAGACCCATCTGCTGTAGAAGAAAACGATCCGGTTCAAGAAATTAGATTTGCAGTAACTGTAGTTGCAACTTGTAGTTTATTAAGTGATGCTTGTTCTAATTTGGTTGATAATCAAGCTTTTGCAACTTATAAAGGGACGTTAAATCCGAATTTTACAATTTCTGATGATCCTAGTTTTTCTGAAAATACAGGCTGTTTATTAAATCCAGCAGTAACTAATTTTCTAGCAGATATAAACGATTGTGTTTTTGAAGAAGAAGTTATTTTGTGTGGAGCCACTACCGAGTTAGTGGCCGCTGATGGTTATAACAATTATACATGGTCTTCAAGCGAATCATTATCACCCGTTATAGGAAATACACAGTCTATTACAGTTTCAGAAACAGGAACGTATTATGTTTATAATGAAGCTGTAGCACCTTGTCAATCTATTACTCAGGTTTTTAGAGTTGTTAATTTTGGAACAACGGTTACTAACCCTGTAATTCCATTTGCAGATGAGGTTGTTATTTGTCCGAATGATGGAAAGGAACTTCCAAACATCTTTTTATGTGGTGCAAATGATTCAACTTCAATTCAAACAGGAATTTCCGATACATCGTCCATGATATGGGAAAAACTAAACGAAGCTAGTTGTGATGCTGTAACAGATCAAGATTGTGCTAATGAAAGTGATTCTTGTACATGGAATCAAGTACAAACAGGACCAAATTTTGATGCTGATACTGCTGGCCAATATCGATTAACTTTAAATTACGCTGGAGGTTGTTTCAGTCAGTATTATTTTAACGTTTACGAGAATATATTAGATCCTAATGTATCATCTCGAGATATATATTGTAATACTGATGGAGAAATAGTAGTAGGTGGTGTACCAAGTGGGTATGAATATAGTCTTGATGGCACAAACTATCAAGATAGTAATGTGTTTACGGTAACAACAGCAGATATTTACACGGTTTATATTAGACAAGTAGGTGTGTCACCAAACCCATGTATATTTACAGTACCAGATGTACAAATTAGAGAACGCGATTTTACAACTTCAGTTATTATAGAGCAACCGCTTTGTAATGGTGAAAAAGGAAATGTAGTTCTTGCAGCTAACGATGTTAGGGCTCAGTATAACTTTTCAATTTATAGTGGAGTTACCATTATTAATGGAGTTGGGCCAATTAATGATAGTAGTTATGAATTTGAAAATCTTAACCCTGGTTTTTACACGGTTAATATTTCTACGGAAGATGGTTGTGTTCATTCTGAAATAATTGAAATTATTAATCCGGAATTATTAACAGCTACCTCAGCATTAACAAGTCCTTTAACTTGTTCTGATGGTGAAATTACAATATACCCAGAAGGAGGTACTGCACCATATTTCTATTTTATAAATGGTTCAACAGATTTTGAAACCGTTCCAACTATAGATTTTACGGCTGCAGGAGTTTTTGATATTAGAGTTGTAGATTCTAATAACTGTGTTGCCACGACGTCTATAACTGTAGAAGATAATCCTGCTCCAATTTTTAGTGTAAATCATAACGATATTTTATGTTATAACGATAATACTGGAGAAATTGAATTTGATGTCACTAACGCAAACGGATATGCTTTAGAATATAGTATTGATAATGGAGTTACTTATGTTGCTAATCCTGTGTTTTCAAATCTTAGCGCAGGAGATTATGAAGCAATAGTTAAATATTCTCTCGATGGATCGGAATGTTTTTCAACCCCAGAAAGTATTACAATAAGCCAGCCAGATAATGCTTTAACAGCATCATCTGGAGTGTCTGAATTAGCTGGTTGTGGACCTTCAGGAGAAGGTAAAGTACGTATTACAAATCCACAAGGCGGAACACCTCCTTATGAATACAGTTTTGATAATCAAGGAAGTTGGATAACTTCAAACGAAGCTTTTGTAACTCCAGGAACTTATACCTTATATATTAAGGATGCAAATGATTGTATTTATGCCATGCCAGAAATCACTTTAGATCCTGAGCCAGTAGATCCAACCATAGATATTTCTGAACCTGAATTTAATTGTGATGGTACAGCCGATGCAACCGTAACAGTTACCAACTCAGAGGTAGATATGTTTACTTATAACTATTTATTAGATGGTGTAGCAAATAATAATACAGCAGATCCAACTGTGTTTTTAGATGTGCCAAATGGTTCTCATACTATTACTGTAGATTATCAATTAAGAAGTGTAACTACGTATAGTAATTTATTATATGAAAACTTTGGATATGGTGAAGATACCTCTTCACCTGGGATTAACCCGACTTATTATTGTTTTGAAAGACAGGTTGTAGCAACACAATGTAAAAGTAATATTCGTATTCAGGATGGAGATTATTCAGTTACAGCAGAAATAGTAAGTCCATATAGCAGTTGGCTTCAACCTGGAGATCATACACCGGCAACTACACCGGCAACTGCAGACGGACGGTTTTTAGCTGTAAATATAGGATCTACAATACCAGCTACAGAAATACTTTACGAAAAGTATATAGATAATATAATTCCAAATCAACCGATTAATGTTGAATTTTACGCTATAAATTTATTGAGATCAGGGACATCAGGAGCTAATCCTGATCTAGCAGTTGCTTTAATTGATGCATCTGGTAATGAAATTTCTTCTTACAGTACGGGAGAAATACCAAAAAGTAATCAATGGGAAGAGTATCCAAAAACACCAATAACATTAGATCCAGGAGCTAACACTAGTCTACGATTTATATTAAGATCTAATGTGCAACAAAATAATGGTAATGATGTTGCTATTGATGATATCACCGTTTATCAATTACCAAGAAGTTGTATAACAGAAGTAGAGTTTCCTTTTGTTGTAGATTCAGGCAGAGCTTTTTCTGCAAGTATAACAGGATCTGAAGATGTAAGTTGTAACGGAGCAACAGATGGAAGTATTAGTATTGCTGCTCAAAATTTTGATAGCACTACAGGATTTGAATATTCTACAGATAACGGAACGACTTGGACAACCCAAATGACGTCTCCTTATACAATTACAGGTTTAGGAGCAGACACTTATGATGTGCTGATACGGTTTGAAACATGTAGTTTCCCTTTTTCTCAAACTATTTCTGAGCCAGGGCTTTTTGAAGTTACCGCTTCAGGAACACCAATTACATGTATTACTGGTTCTACAGTAACAGCATCGGCTACAGGCGGAACAGCTGCTTATGCTTACGAATTGTTAGATACGGCAACATTAAATTTAATATCGACTTTTCCAAGTAATGGTATTTTAACAAATATTTCTGCAGGAGATTATACAGTAAGAGCTACCGATGCTAACGATTGTACAGCCACTACTACACTTACTCTATCTGGTGTAACTGCTCCAACGGCAACGTTAAGTACGAGTTCTAATTTTTGCTATAACCCAACAAGTGGAGGGGCTTTAGTAGTAGATGCTGCAGGCGGACAAACTCCTTATGAATATAGTATTACTTCTGGAGTTTATCAAGATAGTAATGCTTTTAACGATTTAGCACCAGGTAACTATACGATTACAGTTCGTGATGCTAACGGATGTACAGTTGTTTTACCTGCTGAAACTATAGCGCCTCAAGTAGCAGTAGCAGTAGAGTTAACAAAAGAATTAGATTGTACAACCTCTCCAGAAGCTTCAATATCAGGAACTATTTCTCAAGGTTATGCTCCATATACAGTTACTTTATTACAAGGTACAGGAACGGTATCTTTAACAGGAAACACATTCAGCTTAAGTACAGCAACAGCTGGTAATTATCAATTTGAAGTAACCGATTCTGAAGGTTGTGTTGTAGCATCTAATGTTATTAATGTAAATGCGATATCAACTCCAACAGTTTCAGCCTCTCAAGTTAATGTTACTTGTAACGGTAATTCAGATGGATCAGTACAGTTAACAGGCTCAGGAGGATCTGGTGGTTATACTTATAGTGATGATAATGTAACGTTTTCAGCAACAAACACCTTTACAGGTTTAGCGGCTGGTACTTATAGTTTTTATGTAAAAGATAGTAAAGATTGTACAAATACGGTAAGTGTTACTATTACAGAACCAACCACTTTAGCAGCGACAGCAAATGCAACGGAGTTTAGTTGTAGTGCAACTAATACAAAAGAAGATGCCACAATTACTATTGCTGTTCCAACAACGGGAACATCTCCTTATCAGTATAGTTTTAATGGTGGTACAACGTTTACATCTAATAATTCATTAACGATTAATGATAACGGAACAACACAAACATTTTCTTATGTTGTTAAGGATGCTAATGGTTGTTTAACAGCAGCTCAAAATATTTCTATTGAACCTTTAAACCCTCCAACAGATTTATCTGTTTCAGTAACCGATATTACGTGTTTAGCAACAGAAGCTACAGCAACTATAACGGCTACCAATGGAGTAGGAGTTTTACAATATGAAACTATTTCTCCTTCACCAATTATTGTAACACAACAAACATCTAATGTTTTTAATAATCTAACTGCAGGAACTTATGTGTTTAGAGTAACAGATGTTAACGGTTGTTATTATACAGAATCTTATACTATCGATCCTGTTACAAACATTACCGTTACAGGTTTAAAATTAAGCGATGTACTTTGTAGTGGCGATACTACTGGAAGTGTTCAGTTTTCAGTAGCGGAATTTGCCTCAACTTATGCTTACACTATTAATGGAGGTACAGCTTTTACAGCGCAAACAAATGCAACAATTACACTAACAGGCTTACCTGCTGGAAATCAAACTATTGTTGTAACAGATGAAACTACGGGTTGTACAGCTACCGAAACCATTAACATTACGGAGCCAGCAACACCTTTATCTTTATCTGCAGTTGCAACTAATGTACATTGTAATAATTATAATTCACAAATAACGGTTACAGCAAATGACGGAACACCAAGTTATACTTATGCGGCAGTTTTAACAGGAGCAATACCTGCGGCAGCAGATTATAATAGTGGTAACGTTATTACTGTAAATACAAGTACGGCAGCCAATTTAATTTGGGACGTGTATGTTAAAGATGCTAATGGTTGTACAGAATTTACAACAGTTACCATTATAGCAGAAACAGGTCCAACAGTTACGGCGCCAGCGGTATCTAACCAATGTACTGCAGCTTCAGGATTTACGTTTACAGTTTCAGGTACAGGAATCGCTCCATTATCTTATAGTATTAATGGCGGTGCTTCTTTTCAAACCAGTCCTACATTTACAGTAAATACTCCAGGAAATTATAC
The window above is part of the Algibacter sp. L3A6 genome. Proteins encoded here:
- a CDS encoding gliding motility-associated C-terminal domain-containing protein, whose product is MKRLSVFAFFVLSFTNMVSAQIVISKPNLGFSQACAGPTFNTYYATFSFSPEGNLEASNQFIIELSDENGDFTNSTDIYISDVGSVIKTPATLEFSIPTTTTGENFKIKIRSTAPVATSSASNGFPAYYKIQDTPFSINNLIDTGSYCSGGSYLLTIDNPGSLLNDSPLQYPSLNFNWYLETGPTTSVFIASGSTLAVDTAGVYFVETDYGTCTSNSFSNRVTVSEIVSSTATFDINSSVDIPYCATEGPTTLTSINGNAYQWYLNGTEIEGATSQMYTTNTEGMYSVSVDLGSCSSSASIEIINTDFTASIDVPEFNSIEAEENLVVTASTTAVDPEFKWYLNETLIASANSDSYEATQSGNYKVEVIQTSGCVSTKTFLFEVEKALDLFPDVALIPNIVSPNNDGENDTWVIPKDYVSGTNAEVVIFSTQGKVVFKSDDYQNNWPVDQLDFTNISPVYYYIITTSTGEKQKGSITIIK
- a CDS encoding PorP/SprF family type IX secretion system membrane protein, whose product is MKKSILHIVLFFSLITQLHSQENGVVAFTLPVRNSLKFNKYALNPTFSFVREQNKYISITNKKQWAQFENAPENYLVSYSGRFSENTGVGIGLFQQSNGVYTNFGGILNFAYNAVFDRDSNLTFGTNIAFYQSGIDQSKIVSNFPDSALNNTEKSSVVTINPGINYGTMFFDFGVAVNNLVSYNLNTSEIIEENPEQSIQGHIMYTGFLQGSGFFDSSKFSGLVRSEFKKDQTVISGVMMLTVPKGIWGQAGYNTLYGASAGIGLNISKQIAVEYNYEQSMGELSEFGNSHEITLAYKFNKKYRYNYSDDEEEGSIFSSSNKKRKSVNKRKASAATSESDKEKFRANRVASEKVKAERKAQFEADAKAKEEAKQLAEAPKEIEEVADTVEVQAEVEEVTEEVEVDTKAEELAKAQQEADAKAKAEELAKAQQAADAKAKAEELAKAQQAADAKARLEELAKAQQAADAKARLEELAKAQQAADAKARLEELAKAQQAADAKAKAEELAKAQQEADAKAKAEELAKAQQEADAKAKADELAKAQQEADAKAKAEELAKAQQEADAKAKAEELAKAQQEADAKAKADELAKAQQAADAKAKADEVAKNQTENTSRAEEIVEAIGNAPMDAATQSMIDLTKLTDESKIIQEDLLRRLNEKMASKQKDLDELKQENDLRDQGIVSAPKPFKSVSAENAALAALKVDVDNVINNRDEKIKAIEKLYNERRKKVKSKQDPVNVIYLDAIELLYKEQEEAKRAQERLVSSLESIKIATDIERKRRIKKANYENEDDRYNKDRSALKYIKQSTAISAEPLSESDFDFGDIQSNIQIVKNVANAESGYYMVIAVHADEAQRDAFLTKAVAAGQSNIDFFYDITSSKYFIYYQKFDYIETASRALKNKNGAPYNSKMSMVKIEN